A single Syngnathoides biaculeatus isolate LvHL_M chromosome 18, ASM1980259v1, whole genome shotgun sequence DNA region contains:
- the LOC133492148 gene encoding zinc finger protein 510-like isoform X2, with translation MCDPRIVEYEKELPGTKEKNERQRQRLYALCKQPRVVLHRADICKKYLHPGELEPDYPPIKDVVQTQHLLEEEPTQIKAEEKSDHPHIKAEEEHCHIKKEEEHPQIKEEKQEDNITKFLSVGVPLKSEDEGQSEENRVAEPPSSILNQHMATECVGDLCGGSQEDCLLAPLSESDDASHYRHTDEESECDICHTDNQRWKCSQCGKTFVYKSLLKKHIIIHTGEKPFICSDCGQRFSRKGTLTVHTRTHSDVTEGLDTDWQPIKEEVEDIEVHHIKEEEEPVLIKKEEKEMHPHHQTGRGGYHQVSMGWSSFEVRR, from the exons ATGTGTGATCCAAGGATAGTTGAGTACGAGAAGGAACTTCCTGGAACAAAAGAGAAGAACGAGCGACAACGTCAACGATTGTATGCTCTTTGCAAGCAGCCTCGAGTTGTGCTACACAGAGCAG ACATCTGTAAAAAATATCTTCATCCTGGAGAGCTGGAGCCAGATTACCCTCCCATTAAAGATGTGGTCCAGACACAACACCTACTGGAGGAAGAACCCACTCAGATTAAAGCAGAGGAGAAGTCAGACCATCCTCACATCAAAGCTGAAGAAGAGCATTGTCACATCAAAAAGGAGGAAGAGCACCCTCAGATCAAAGAGGAAAAGCAGGAGGATAATATCACAAAGTTTTTGTCGGTTGGTGTCCCTTTaaagagtgaagatgaaggtcaaagtgaggagaACAGAGTGGCTGAGCCTCCAAGCAGTATATTAAATCAACACATGGCAACAGAATGTGTTGGAGACCTGTGTGGAGGATCACAAGAAGACTGCCTCTTAGCTCCACTATCGGAGAGTGACGACGCGTCACACTATCGTCACACTGATGAAGAGTCAGAATGTGATATATGTCACACTGACAACCAgcgctggaaatgttctcagtgtgggAAGACATTTGTCTACAAGTCTCTCTTGAAAAAGCACATCATcatacacactggagagaaaccttttatCTGCTCAGAttgcggtcaaagattctctcgaaAGGGAACCTTAACagtacacacaagaacacattctg ATGTGACTGAAGGTCTCGATACTGACTGGCAGCCGATTAAAGAGGAAGTCGAGGACATAGAGGTCCACCatatcaaagaggaagaggaacccgttttgattaaaaaagaggagaaagaaaTGCATCCCCACCATCAGACTGGAAGAGGCGGATATCACCAAGTTTCCATGGGCTGGTCTTCCTTTGAAGTGAGAAGATGA
- the LOC133492148 gene encoding zinc finger protein OZF-like isoform X1, with the protein MCDPRIVEYEKELPGTKEKNERQRQRLYALCKQPRVVLHRADICKKYLHPGELEPDYPPIKDVVQTQHLLEEEPTQIKAEEKSDHPHIKAEEEHCHIKKEEEHPQIKEEKQEDNITKFLSVGVPLKSEDEGQSEENRVAEPPSSILNQHMATECVGDLCGGSQEDCLLAPLSESDDASHYRHTDEESECDICHTDNQRWKCSQCGKTFVYKSLLKKHIIIHTGEKPFICSDCGQRFSRKGTLTVHTRTHSGEKPFACSVCGQRFSHRSHLTAHTRTHTGEKPFACSVCGQRFSDKGNLTRHTRTHTGEKPFACSVCGQKVSDKGSLRKHISIHTGEKPFACSVCGQRFSQKGTLTIHTRTHTGEKPYACSVCGQRFSQKGTLTIHTRTHTGEKPYACLGCDQRFTHRSHLTTHQRTHTGEKPFTCLVCGQRFSRKGHLATHTRTHTGERPYYCSLCGLRFSYKYQSKSHKCAGEYSCGQ; encoded by the exons ATGTGTGATCCAAGGATAGTTGAGTACGAGAAGGAACTTCCTGGAACAAAAGAGAAGAACGAGCGACAACGTCAACGATTGTATGCTCTTTGCAAGCAGCCTCGAGTTGTGCTACACAGAGCAG ACATCTGTAAAAAATATCTTCATCCTGGAGAGCTGGAGCCAGATTACCCTCCCATTAAAGATGTGGTCCAGACACAACACCTACTGGAGGAAGAACCCACTCAGATTAAAGCAGAGGAGAAGTCAGACCATCCTCACATCAAAGCTGAAGAAGAGCATTGTCACATCAAAAAGGAGGAAGAGCACCCTCAGATCAAAGAGGAAAAGCAGGAGGATAATATCACAAAGTTTTTGTCGGTTGGTGTCCCTTTaaagagtgaagatgaaggtcaaagtgaggagaACAGAGTGGCTGAGCCTCCAAGCAGTATATTAAATCAACACATGGCAACAGAATGTGTTGGAGACCTGTGTGGAGGATCACAAGAAGACTGCCTCTTAGCTCCACTATCGGAGAGTGACGACGCGTCACACTATCGTCACACTGATGAAGAGTCAGAATGTGATATATGTCACACTGACAACCAgcgctggaaatgttctcagtgtgggAAGACATTTGTCTACAAGTCTCTCTTGAAAAAGCACATCATcatacacactggagagaaaccttttatCTGCTCAGAttgcggtcaaagattctctcgaaAGGGAACCTTAACagtacacacaagaacacattctggtgagaaaccttttgcctgttcAGTTTGCGGACAAAGATTCTCTCATAGAAGTCATCTGAcagcacacacaagaacacacactggtgagaagccttttgcctgctcagtgtgcggtcaaagattctctgatAAGGGGAACTTGACAAGGCACACCAGAACCCACacgggagagaaaccttttgcctgttcagtttgtggtcaaaagGTTTCCGATAAGGGAAGTTTACGAAAACACATTAGTatacacacaggtgagaagccatttgcctgttcagtttgtggtcaaaggttCTCTCAAAAGGGAACGCTCACAATACACACACGaacccacactggagagaaaccttacgcttgttcagtttgtggtcaaagattctctcaaaAGGGAACCTTaacaatacacacaagaacTCATACCGGAGAGAAACCTTATGCTTGTTTAGGTTGCGATCAAAGATTTACTCATAGAAGTCATTTGACCACACACCAAaggacacacactggtgagaaaccttttacctgcttagtttgtggtcaaagattctctcgaaAGGGACATTTGGCAacgcacacaagaacacacacagggGAGAGACCTTATTACTGCTCACTGTGTGGTCTACGATTCTCTTATAAGTATCAATCCAAGAGTCACAAGTGCGCTGGTGAATATAGCTGTGGACAATGA